One region of Elusimicrobiota bacterium genomic DNA includes:
- a CDS encoding site-specific DNA-methyltransferase, whose protein sequence is MQDNLFRISYNKIMSTPLPVSNSAVMPTREIKLGEKEKLAKNRLNLIYEKDCLVFMDELPGESLDVIVTSPPYNLHKKYSKYKDNKENGEYVAWMGLVAEKSKRVLKDDGSFFLNIVGSPSEPWVPFDVAKEFSKYFKLQNTIHWVKAIALPKESTETKSNSNGLNGDISLGHFKPINTPKYLNQCHEYIFHFTKNGTVELDKLAIGVPYQHESNRTRWKTKSNKRDRGNIWFVRYENKQGAFTPIVHPAVFPEKIPYLCVKLHGIAPEMIVYDPFMGIGTTALACLRLGVSFLGTEIDPRYVKEAEKAIFKRKQDLLILKSNGH, encoded by the coding sequence ATGCAGGACAATCTATTCCGAATTAGTTATAATAAAATTATGAGCACACCTTTACCAGTTTCAAATTCCGCAGTAATGCCCACCAGAGAAATCAAACTGGGGGAAAAGGAAAAACTGGCGAAGAATAGACTTAACCTCATTTATGAAAAAGATTGTCTCGTCTTTATGGATGAGCTGCCGGGAGAATCGCTCGATGTGATTGTAACCTCTCCTCCTTATAATTTACATAAAAAGTATTCAAAATATAAAGACAACAAAGAAAATGGTGAATATGTTGCGTGGATGGGGTTAGTCGCTGAAAAGAGTAAAAGAGTCTTAAAAGATGATGGCTCTTTTTTTCTCAATATCGTTGGATCTCCTAGTGAACCTTGGGTTCCTTTCGATGTGGCTAAAGAGTTTTCTAAGTATTTTAAATTACAAAACACCATCCACTGGGTTAAAGCAATCGCACTCCCAAAGGAGAGCACGGAGACGAAATCTAATTCAAATGGGCTTAATGGGGATATTTCGTTGGGGCACTTTAAGCCCATAAATACCCCTAAATATTTAAACCAATGTCATGAGTATATTTTTCACTTTACAAAAAACGGGACAGTGGAATTAGACAAGTTGGCGATTGGTGTGCCTTATCAACATGAGAGCAATAGAACTCGATGGAAAACCAAATCAAACAAAAGAGATAGGGGAAACATCTGGTTTGTTAGATATGAAAACAAACAGGGTGCTTTTACTCCCATCGTCCATCCGGCAGTATTTCCGGAAAAAATACCCTACCTCTGTGTAAAACTTCATGGAATAGCACCCGAAATGATAGTTTACGACCCATTCATGGGAATCGGAACCACTGCTCTTGCCTGCCTTCGACTCGGTGTGTCATTTTTAGGTACTGAGATAGATCCTAGATATGTAAAAGAAGCTGAAAAAGCTATTTTCAAACGAAAACAAGACTTGTTAATACTAAAATCAAATGGACATTAA